The Hemiscyllium ocellatum isolate sHemOce1 chromosome 5, sHemOce1.pat.X.cur, whole genome shotgun sequence region ggttttagtTATGTTAAGAAACCAACTTTTTCATAGTTTCAGGCCATATGAACCATTACAAAAAAGTGTAACTTCTCTCAGATCATTCTTCCAGGGATGTACTATATACAGGCTTTAAAGTCGCGTTGAAATATTAGTTGGCATTCACAGAGAAAGCTATTCACAGAAACCTTGTACTTGAATCAAAACTCATACAcagattaaaaagaaaaaaaatctttaggACGTATGTCGTTCACATGCAGACTAAGCATAGTGTTGGAGGGTATGTTTACGATATGACATCATCTTATTTTAAGGGGTACAGTTTGGGTCCAGTAATAAAATTTAAGACATCACTGAGATCTAACTCATGAATCCTGTTTTTTACAGGACTTTTGGATAATCCTGTTCTATAATTTTAACCTCAGCTGAATAAGTGTTTTGATGTACAGTAGATATTTAGTGTATGGCATACGGAGAATTTATCTGTATCTTAATGGCATTCAAACTATCTTAAATTGAATGTCAGATgagttttttctttaaataatgcctggaaatatttttaaagaaCCACAAGTTTGAAACATAAAGAAACTAAGTCGGCAAGTGACAGTACAATTCAACATGCCAGAATTTTCCTTTTACCTTAAGTACTATGGGTTTGTACAAGAGCTCATTACTTGTTCGTCTCTGTCTGGTCCTGCATGTACACAATTCTGCGACAGGCGGAAGAGGAGCAAAACAcatcttttttttcaaacaaattattttataaaaacGCCAGGATGAGTGACTTTGATGTTGCAGGTACTAAACGAGTCAGATTCCAAGTGTAAACTGCATAATTGCGGTCCAGGCGTCAAACTGCAACTAGACCGGTAGATTACAATGTACAAAGACGCAAGATCGCTCGTCTTGTTAGAACGATCTTCCGCAACCCAAAGCGAAACTTTCATTGCTTTTTATAGCAACCAAGTCCCTCAGCCCAAGACAGCGCCCAAACAGATACGAGAAAGACAATTAGAGAGAATGATCAGACTGCCCAGTCGCTTGTAGCAGATTCATAATTACCAGTAGCCCTACGTTTTGAAACACATATTTTGCAAGTTAAATCCGCATTGTTTGCGGAAGATTTGGGAGTGTATATTTACCTGGTAGCTTTCCAAAACAGTGTTGAGACGTATAGAAAGCTGACAAATAACCATTTAAAAAAGCAATCTTATATCAGGTTTGCACTCGATATACGTTTGTTGACAGGTATTGTTTAAGAATGAATCCAGCACGATCTTCGTAAATAATTGATATTCCATTTTAACAAAACATATTGAATTTGGACGATTTGCTTATGAAGGTTTTCCATGTTTTACAATTTTGGCGAAAGGGCGCCGCATAAAACGGAATTGGGCAGAATTATCAGCAGATTGCAGCTTTGGGAAATTGGTACGTGCTAAATATGGTGCATTTACAGGGCAAGGAGGATGAGCTTCCTTCTGTGGTGTAACCATTCCATGGTGCCATCCCACTGAAGGACAGCGTGCCTCAAACTGAATCTCACTCGGAGTTTCTTACCTTGTCGCACGGCGATtccagcctgaaatgtcgaaCATTTTCAAGTCCTGTGCTTTGATTGCCTCCAAGCTAGCAAAGCGACTCTTGCTAGAAGGATGAGAATAATGACTCTCTGCGTTATTCTGTATTTATAACAAACTGTTTAGCACATTATTGCTACCTCtcaaaaattacaaaattacCTTCGAAAACTTCAAAGAGAGTTGTACAATTGTAGAAAAGTTTTGATCATGAGGTGTTCCTGACCTAAAGCTGCGACCAATGCATTGTCTTTGAAAGTGCAGATTTTGGACTAGTTGATAAATAGGACTAATGAAACGATTGCCAGGTATAGAATTTTGCTGTGGATTTCCCGAGTCATTTCACAATAGGCTTGGCTGTTCCTGTTCACGTCAATTGAACGAAATATAATCGAAATTCTTAAAAATTACGTTTTAGCTCGAAACCCTATCTCTCCATTTCGAAGTGAAGGTTTTTGAAAATTTGCTTTGATGCAAGTAAATGGCAGTACTCTCCTGAATTGTGAACTTGTATAAAATAGCGCGGAATACGGTTGGGACCATTAACCATTCTGATTATTATTGATTCCGTAGCCCCTCCATACTGTGAGAATTATGCTTAAACTAACGATCAATATCATTGAATTTCGAAATTTTATATTAGTACAACAGAACAAGAGAAAGACAGATCCCTGGTACATACGGAAATGTATGTCACCATATATGACCATAATGATTAACGGAAAAGTTTAATGAAACACTATGCACCTTCTATTGGTAAATTACAGCAGTTCGGCGGTTCTTCCAAACTGTCATATACatcagaatgaacatttcaaCTGTCATATGCATCAGAATAAAAATTGGATACAAATGATTGTGGATTTTGTTTAAATATTTTAGTATTTTGGTTAATACTAAGTAAAGGTATGGGACAGAAGAAAGAATAAGGGTGAGTGTTGATTTGTAACGTGTACGATTTGTTTTGTTAATAATTCCTATGTCTCAGTACTTGACAACTTGTTCCTTTTGAACGTAATAATAAGCTACACTACTGTTGATAAATATAAAATATGAGGTATCACTCGAGAGGTCCTGTTGCATTGCTAACTTCATGGCATGGCCTCTTAAAATGATGAATCGGTCCTTACAATCTGACGTACGTTTGTTTAACCTTATGGGCAAAACTATCAAAAGGTCAAAACTGGGAGTGTCCTGCGCGTAGTCTCAGTTaattatttcaaaacaaattgCTGTGCTATGATGTAGATTAATACTGTACTGGCTGTTCAGTTCAAGCCTGTTGTATTttaagcaaatttgtaaatgcaaGAAACGTTTGGAGTTTTCCATTCTACGTTCATGACAACAGCAACTACTGTCTAACTAAATCAATATCAGCCTAAGTTGACATATATGGAGAATATTTCCAATTAGGCTCACAGAAATTCGCGAACTGCTTTGCCTTACTCTTCACAATGGCAAAGGCAGTTAGAGGTTGTTTCATCTGAAATTTACAAGCGCTCTTGTTAATTTCCTGTTCCCAAGAACCTCTTGTGAAACCGCACAGTAGAAAACACATGCACTTGAAATGATTTCAATAGAAATGTCAACTAACTtgttgaaaagaaaaaaagatttcTACCAATTTTGTAATGATTTAAGTTGTGCTTTTGATAACTTAATAGTTGGGTATCCTCTGGGTCCTGTTAGATTTATGCTGCACCTTTGCTTTTCGCTTTGCTACATCTTCCATAGCTATTCATATTGTAGGTAATTAAAAATGCACTTCATTAACAGTTCTTCCTCATTCCTTCAATATTTGTCTCGTTGTCTTATGTGTAGATTTCTCTTTAAACGTTTCTTCATTTTGTTAAATTGTTTTTGCTCGCTCATTGTCCTAATCGCGATAAATGATTGGGAGTTGAAGAGCTGATTTGACAATTTTAGCTGGACGTCGTTTACAGCTTAGTTATGTTGCATTCAGGAAAGATCTTATAAATTAGATCGATTTATTATGAGCGATATTTGCCCTGATTGATCTATTCTATTTGCGGCCTTTGCTGTTAACTCCTTACATAAAGTTACACAGGGTTACATAGACTTCCTGTTGAACGTCATCACACTGCAAACACAGAAAACTTCATGCATATTGCAAAATTATAGCAAGTGTGAAGACTAGACTGATGCTGAACATTACGGCGCTGCAATGTGGGGAAATATCTTCCAATCTTGAGATGTAAGCGCGCTTGATGATTTTAAGCAATCTGGTTAGGATACCGTTGTAAGTTGTTGCTATAAACTCAATGAATACCAAATGATTCGGGGCTGCGTTGCAACTTCCCATCTTTCAGCAAAGTAGATCGTTATATTAAACAATATCAAGTGTCAAAAGTCTCGTTAGACCTGCAATAGTGGCTGACCATTTTTGTCTCCGTTCTGACATAAAACTAAACCCCAGTATCGATTAGGACGTCAATGTTTATAAAGAAGATTACTCAGAACGTGACCTGTCATTAGAATGGGGCAATAAAGCATAATTaaatattcatttattcagtGATAGAATGAACTTTGACCTCAAACAAGGATAACAATTTGCTTAATACCCTGTATTTTAGTGTGTATTCGGGGAAGGTTTTTTTGTAATTATGCGTAGTTTGCTTACACTGTGTCGCTGGTGCGAGGGATTTGTCTGGAGTTTGTCGCTGGGGCTCACCCCGAGCGAAAACGGGAGGGCTAATTTGAAAATGACCCAACTCTGAATTAATTTCGGCCTGAACTTTCAGTGAACTGGAGATTAAACAAGGCTGAGCAGGCCGAGTGGAACAGTTTCTTTAGCTATGGGGTTTTCAGTCAGCCTTTCACACTGAGTAAATATTGATCAGCTTTAATCTGATTGCCCTGGAGGAAAATGCAGGATCTCTGCATTGGAAAAGGTAAATTCAAGAGGGTGGACATTTAAATGGATGAGGGTTGTGGTCTGGAGATGGACCTGCTCGTCTCcgattcctttttaaaaaatagttttcaGAAAACTATTAGGAATCGATGCTGCAGAAGAGGTGACTTAATGTAGAAATAATGAGAATGTCTGCAGGAGACAATAACATGGTGACATCTGGTACAGGGGAGATAATCGCAGAATTGTTACTGTgatggagaccattcagcccatcatgcctacaCTGGCTGGCTGAGCCAAATCATCACAGCATATAAGATCGAACCCATCCCACATTTAACGTTGGATGTTATGACTGAAGTCTCCCTGCGGTGCTTTCTAAAAACCAATTCCATGCCAGTTTAAAATATTTGAAAGCGCATTAAAGTCTGCTATTCCTTCGCCAGCAAATCATGGCATTTGGGTTAAATTAGCTCCTGATTCTTTAAGGTTCCGCGTTGTGGTCCAACTTTCTTTAAAGAAATGTGCAAACGACAAATTGTGAAAATATTGTCCCAGTATTTAGATGTGTATTCACGGATgattcttttgttttaaaagtcaGTAAAACGTCCTAAAGGAAAACATGAACTTGTTTCCTCTTACCGTGGTCTAGTGCCGAGTGTTTATTATAACGAGAAGTGAGATAGCCAATGTGAGAAAGCAAGTGGATTCCACGCGATTGGATTTTACATCTGATCGCTAGCAACAGATGGCAAGGCATTGCAGCCCGTGTAAAAGCGGAGACCCTGAAATTCTAGTTTCAAAAGCTTTGTAACAGTTTGTATTGGAGATTCTAACAATTATAATTTAACATTGAGGAATTACGTGCATAAAATCTGAGATGTTTCACTTGGAATCTTGTATTTCCAGGCTACTGCAATTGATTTCATTTCCTACTCTATGTCAGTGATTACTGCAGAAGTACTTCACTGGCTATAGTACACTACCGGATTATTTTATCGTCCTGAAGTGCAGTTATAAATGCGAGTCTTTTTTTGCCTATTATCTGAAATTGTTTGAAGGCATGTCTTTTCAAATGCTAAACTCTCGTTACTCTTAATATGCTACTGTTAAATGAATTGATAGCGAACTGAGAATCAATTCCAGTAGTTATTAAAAAGATGCAGAGGCATATTACTTCACTCTTGCCGAATTTTGACTttgtttaatttgttttctttagtcaacagaaaatgatgctggaaCTGCACGTAAGACAAAGTTGGAGTTTTCTTTGAGGCTCTTTTGCGTCGAACCCAACCTTCCAAAGGCAGACAGCTCTACAGCAGCAGACATCTCCCTTGATATGGCCGACATGTCCTAAAACACCATCGACTTTTGCTATTGACACCAAACTGCATCTAATCATGTTTCTGAAGCAAATGCCAGTGACATTCTAGTCACGCGGCGTCAGCGGTCTGTTCGGTCAAAACAATTCAAGAATAGTTTAGTTCAGAACCTTGTTTCGATAATCTTGTGTTTTGCTGAAATGTGAATGTGAATGCAGTGAATTCTTTGTTGCCTTTCTGAAGCAAGGCAAGTTGATGACAACCACTGTCATTGAGAGTGCCCTGTTTACATATATATAAATAAGCTATTCAAGGTGAAAAGGTCAGTGTATAGATGCACTGTATGAGCATTTAACGTTACTTTAAAAGCTTCTTTCAAGGTCTTTGAACAAAATAGCTTTTCTCATTTGACTTTAGCTTCAGTTTAGTTGAAGCTGTGAACATGAACTTCATGAGTTCTCTCTTGCTTTATCTATTTAAAACCTGAAATAAATGAAACTCAAATAAATAAATGACATAAATAAAATGTGATGTTAAAAGTGGCCGGGATGCGAAGGACGATTTTGAACACCGTTGATGAGTATGCaagttcatgcagagggtagagAAACTGTAGCATGCTTAATATAACGTACATGCAACTGTAACAGCACAGAGAAACGCAGcattttaatataatttattaTTTGGACCCGTAAATTCTGTCCTGGATTTCAGTCACAGAAAATCTCAGAACTGGTTCAAATCACGTGCTGATTGTATAATACATCTAGTCACACAGGAAAACTGATAAAACTCAGCAATGGGTTAAGTACACACTGACAGCATTGTCTCATGCAAAATTCCGCACACAAATAACAATCGTTTGGCCGTAACTTACATTGACAGGTAGTTTATGAAATCAAGTCCAACAAATATCGGAGTAAACATGATCATTTTGAGGTATTTTAACAAGGTGCTACTGCTGGTCTTGAGACAACCCATTTAcattggaggggggggggaacacaTTTAACATTGTTTTAAGTTATACATAGCCCAGTGCAATGGTAATTTCTGTACATATAATCTTCGTCAGTTTCAGGAGAGGTCTCTATCTACTCAGCTCTGCTTTCTGAAAGTACAAGAAACATTTAACGTATATTTCGAATCATTGATAACATTTTGTTTATAAAAACTCTACAGCTATGTCATATTATGGTCTCTGGACCCTGGCTTTCAGTattattttttttagaaaatactTGTAAAAAGATAAAACTCTTGACAAAATATATACAACCAGCGCAGCTTACAATATATGCAACACATTATTAAATTAAAATAGGACAATTATATTATACAGTAGTTGGTTCTCAGTGTAAACACTTCTATAATAGTGCATCTCTGGTACGTTTAGAGATTGGCAGATTCATTTCCCCAAAGAAAATAAGTTTATTCGGAGTTGTTACCGATAAATTTGTGTCTCATTACATCTTTCCCTCTTAACTTGAAACAACTATCAAATTATTTGGTTTCCAGTTTTGGGGGTTACTATGGAATGTTTCAGCCTGAAGTATGAATCGTTTCTGAGGTAGATGATGATGGGGAGGGGGTCGACGAGGTAGAGTTCGATTTGTCTGAGGTGTCTTCTGTGTTCGCTTCACTCCCAGGAGTGGCCGGAGAAACTGAGGCGAAGCCCTCCTTCTCCCGCTTTTTCTGCTTCATCCGCCGATTCTGGAACCAGATTTTTACCTGGGTTTCGTTGAGTTGAAGGGCAGCCGCGATTTCCACCCGCCTGGCCCGCGTCAGGTACTTGTTGAAGTGGAACTCTTTCTCCAACTCGGTCAGTTGCTTCGTGCTGAAATTGGTTCTCACTGTATTGGGCTGGCCGACAAAACCATACTCCCCCGCCTTCCCTAAATCAGTGAATAGAAAGGAGCACACACTAGGTAAGTCAGGCAGGGAATCTTACAGGTAAGCTGTGACAATTGCTTGGGACAGCCGGATTCAGGTCACTGTATGGATAATCAATCATTCCCATTTCAGTAGTTTGGGAATGTCTTGTCATGAAAAGCCGAAAAGGATTACACTACAACTGTTGCATGTCATCAGTTAGTTGATGTTTAAATTATGCTTCACACGCTGCTGATAAGACTGGAAAGgcaaaaatagatttaaaaaaggcAATTTGGACGAAAGGTGCGGCCATTCGATCATCTTAAACAACGTGCAACAGATCATGATTTCTTTCAATTCGAGTCTGACACGCTTTCCCCTCCACCCCATCTGCTAGTATCGGTTTTCACCTGATAATGAATTACCTGTGGAAAGGAATTGTACCTCGAAAATAGAATTTACCTGTTTTCGGAGGGTTCCTCTTCACCTTCATCCAGTCAAAGGTCTGTGCTGGGGGAGGGGTCTCAGCAGACGGGGAGCAGCAGGCTTCCTGATGGCTGCCGTGGGCGGGGGACGAAGGGTGACAGGCTGCAACTAAGGCTAAACtggactgctgctgctgctgctgctcttgTCTGTATGGGTGATGGGAATATTGGCCTGGCCCCACCATCCCACCATAGCCGTGCTGATGTGGGCTGATGGCTGAGCCAATGTTCCCAGGGTAGACAGCAGGAGCACACTGAGGGTACCCTCCGTTACCGTCCGCCTCTTGGTTCAATGAGTAATGATGATGACTGTAGCCTGTGCTAAAGCTCTGGGCTGGGTATCCTGCTCCACAGTTGGGGTGGGCACTGTAGGATATGCCCAGGTTGTTGTGGTGTGTATAGCTAGGCTggtgatgatgaggaggaggaggaggtggagcaCCTATTTGGACACTTCTGGCCACGATGTAGCGCTCATCAGCGGTGCAGTTATTATTACTAACGGCACAAGACTGATAAGTTGCAATTCCTGGATCTGCATGGTAACTTCTAGAAGAGCAGGCCCCAGTGTCTCCGTTAATGATGGAATAGTCTAGGAAGGTGTTCATCCTTGCATTGTCCATCTGTCACTGGGGT contains the following coding sequences:
- the LOC132815965 gene encoding homeobox protein Hox-A1, which gives rise to MDNARMNTFLDYSIINGDTGACSSRSYHADPGIATYQSCAVSNNNCTADERYIVARSVQIGAPPPPPPHHHQPSYTHHNNLGISYSAHPNCGAGYPAQSFSTGYSHHHYSLNQEADGNGGYPQCAPAVYPGNIGSAISPHQHGYGGMVGPGQYSHHPYRQEQQQQQQSSLALVAACHPSSPAHGSHQEACCSPSAETPPPAQTFDWMKVKRNPPKTGKAGEYGFVGQPNTVRTNFSTKQLTELEKEFHFNKYLTRARRVEIAAALQLNETQVKIWFQNRRMKQKKREKEGFASVSPATPGSEANTEDTSDKSNSTSSTPSPSSSTSETIHTSG